Proteins encoded by one window of Luteimonas yindakuii:
- a CDS encoding FliI/YscN family ATPase translates to MSRVDPLEAALAAGNDPLLSALSSVKSVQRVGKVADAYGTLIRATGLKAAIGELCHLRNPPGEGDPSFSLAAEVVGVSRQHTLLTPLGALDGIAATTEVYASGRQAALRAGPGLLGRVLDAHGEPIDGKGPVAGPTAEAPIYAASPNPLTRNLIERPFSTGVRAIDTVMTAGEGQRIGIFAVAGGGKSTLLGMLARGGDADVNVIVLVGERGREVSEFIHDNLGEAGMRKSVIVVATSDRPALERSRAAWAGTAIAEHFRDQGKRVLLLVDSVTRFARALRDVGLAIGEPPARRGFPPSVFSALPRLFERAGNNDKGSITAFYTVLAEDEDGGDPIVEEVRSILDGHIVLSRKLAAAYHYPAIDVLTSLSRTMPRVVDQPHLRAAGQLRKYLAKYQDIELLLQLGEYKRGSDPDADIAIEKIGPMRNLLQQSSAELVPFEQSAQALRKLFG, encoded by the coding sequence ATGAGCCGGGTCGACCCGCTCGAGGCCGCCCTGGCCGCCGGCAACGACCCGCTGCTGAGTGCGCTGTCCTCGGTCAAGAGCGTGCAGCGCGTGGGCAAGGTCGCCGATGCCTACGGCACCCTGATCCGCGCCACCGGCCTGAAGGCGGCGATCGGCGAGCTCTGCCACCTGCGCAATCCGCCGGGCGAAGGTGATCCGTCGTTCTCGTTGGCGGCCGAAGTGGTCGGCGTGTCGCGCCAGCACACCCTGCTGACGCCGCTGGGTGCGCTGGACGGCATCGCCGCCACCACCGAGGTCTACGCCAGTGGTCGCCAGGCCGCGCTGCGCGCCGGCCCGGGCCTGCTTGGACGCGTGCTCGACGCGCATGGCGAGCCGATCGACGGCAAGGGGCCGGTGGCGGGCCCGACCGCGGAGGCGCCGATCTACGCCGCTTCGCCCAACCCGCTCACCCGCAACCTGATCGAGCGGCCGTTCTCCACCGGCGTGCGTGCCATCGACACCGTGATGACGGCCGGCGAAGGCCAGCGCATCGGCATCTTCGCCGTCGCCGGCGGTGGCAAGAGCACGCTGCTCGGCATGCTTGCGCGCGGTGGCGATGCGGACGTCAACGTGATCGTGCTGGTCGGCGAGCGTGGTCGCGAGGTCAGCGAGTTCATCCACGACAACCTCGGCGAAGCGGGCATGCGCAAGTCGGTGATCGTGGTGGCGACCTCCGACCGCCCGGCACTGGAACGCAGCCGGGCCGCCTGGGCCGGCACCGCGATCGCCGAACACTTCCGCGACCAGGGCAAGCGCGTGCTGCTGCTGGTCGATTCGGTCACCCGCTTCGCGCGTGCATTGCGCGATGTCGGCCTTGCGATCGGCGAACCGCCGGCGCGCCGCGGCTTCCCGCCATCGGTGTTCAGCGCGCTGCCGCGTCTGTTCGAACGCGCCGGCAACAACGACAAGGGCTCGATCACCGCCTTCTACACCGTGCTGGCCGAGGACGAGGACGGCGGCGATCCGATCGTCGAGGAAGTGCGTTCGATCCTCGACGGCCACATCGTGCTGTCGCGCAAGCTGGCCGCGGCCTACCACTACCCGGCGATCGACGTGCTGACCAGCCTCAGCCGCACGATGCCGCGCGTGGTCGACCAGCCGCACCTGCGTGCCGCCGGCCAGCTGCGCAAGTACCTCGCCAAGTACCAGGACATCGAGCTGCTGCTGCAGCTCGGCGAGTACAAGCGCGGCAGCGATCCCGATGCCGACATCGCGATCGAGAAGATCGGGCCGATGCGCAACCTGCTGCAGCAGTCGTCCGCGGAGCTGGTGCCGTTCGAGCAGTCCGCGCAGGCGCTCAGGAAGCTGTTCGGATGA
- a CDS encoding FliH/SctL family protein, producing MSISTPPASAITVHDQRVFARAIGARVVPAQAWARLEEIDRLLDQVNALYAEAAADIERAREQGQAAGFAEGLARAQQQMTEKLASLNEQRARVLGDAAGRISDLACAIVARIAPGFDAARVVPPLVMQAVEAAQAEQFLLIRVHPGVRESVAAGLGAVRQAHPAVGVIELVDDESLDPLSCVVVSEAGEVRAGVAQQIEAIRTALAGATAREAGT from the coding sequence ATGAGTATTTCCACGCCCCCGGCTTCCGCCATCACCGTCCACGACCAGCGCGTCTTCGCCCGCGCGATCGGCGCGCGGGTGGTGCCGGCACAGGCGTGGGCGCGGCTGGAGGAGATCGACCGGCTGCTCGACCAGGTCAACGCCCTCTATGCCGAGGCCGCCGCCGACATCGAACGTGCGCGCGAGCAGGGCCAGGCGGCGGGCTTCGCCGAAGGCCTGGCGCGCGCGCAGCAGCAGATGACCGAGAAGCTCGCCAGCCTCAACGAGCAGCGCGCGCGCGTGCTTGGCGATGCGGCCGGGCGCATCAGTGACCTGGCCTGCGCGATCGTGGCGCGCATCGCTCCCGGTTTCGACGCCGCCCGCGTGGTGCCGCCGCTGGTGATGCAGGCGGTCGAGGCCGCGCAGGCCGAACAGTTCCTGTTGATCCGGGTGCATCCCGGCGTGCGCGAAAGCGTCGCCGCCGGCCTGGGTGCGGTGCGCCAGGCACATCCGGCGGTGGGCGTGATCGAGCTGGTCGACGACGAGAGCCTGGATCCGCTGAGCTGCGTGGTGGTGTCCGAGGCCGGCGAAGTGCGGGCCGGCGTCGCCCAGCAGATCGAGGCGATCCGCACCGCGCTGGCGGGCGCCACCGCACGCGAGGCCGGCACATGA
- a CDS encoding EscJ/YscJ/HrcJ family type III secretion inner membrane ring protein — translation MKRWKPLLVLLMCVLLAACARTTLYADLDERQANEVLAALLSTGIGAEKRTSASKTGWEIRVDQADFPQAMQVLHARGLPGQRYQALGDIFRKDGFSTSAQTERSMLQHGLQQELSRTLSRYPGVAEAHVHINLPERDPLGGTATDASASVVIFGQPGANVRDYETEMKMVIKDGVPGMSDINKVTVKFQTFAGPLGNPAPGQNPIAMSSLNPVAIAIAVFVVALLGGLFAFGSRLRQRMARKSEPPPRVWNG, via the coding sequence ATGAAGAGATGGAAACCCCTGCTGGTGCTGCTGATGTGCGTGCTGCTCGCGGCATGCGCGCGCACCACGCTGTATGCGGACCTCGACGAGCGCCAGGCCAACGAGGTGCTGGCCGCGCTGCTGTCGACCGGCATCGGTGCGGAAAAGCGCACCTCCGCCAGCAAGACCGGCTGGGAGATCCGCGTCGACCAGGCCGACTTCCCGCAGGCCATGCAGGTGCTGCATGCACGCGGGCTGCCCGGCCAGCGCTACCAGGCGCTGGGCGACATCTTCCGCAAGGACGGTTTCTCGACCTCCGCGCAGACCGAGCGCTCGATGCTGCAGCACGGCCTGCAGCAGGAACTGTCGCGCACGCTGTCGCGCTATCCCGGCGTGGCCGAGGCGCATGTCCACATCAACCTGCCCGAGCGCGACCCGCTCGGCGGCACTGCGACCGATGCATCCGCATCCGTGGTGATCTTCGGCCAGCCCGGGGCCAACGTGCGCGACTACGAGACCGAGATGAAGATGGTCATCAAGGACGGCGTGCCGGGCATGAGCGACATCAACAAGGTGACGGTGAAGTTCCAGACCTTTGCCGGCCCGTTGGGCAATCCGGCGCCCGGCCAGAACCCGATCGCGATGTCGTCGCTCAATCCGGTGGCGATCGCCATCGCGGTGTTCGTGGTCGCATTGCTGGGTGGCCTGTTCGCCTTCGGCAGCCGCCTGCGCCAGCGCATGGCGCGCAAGTCCGAGCCGCCGCCGCGGGTCTGGAACGGCTGA
- a CDS encoding EscD/YscD/HrpQ family type III secretion system periplasmic domain-containing protein — protein MIAAVSVLSLALLAIFVAVVPAREQPVDIETRLRALAAEHHVANARIERGHGDSWVLSGTIGDRTTRDTLRQQVESEGLPARVDLRSGEDLAYSVSEILRGGGFSIERVRYLGNDDVEVSGYFTDEEAFRQFAQSRAVVETGVNRVVPINLATPPPSTAEVPVDEQDPIHIVSIVRGENAHVIALDGTRYEVGAQLPGWGQLVAVGEHAQVLRSDGNLQRLTPRPPPPAQAPADATEATPAAVVDASATRPSAVDPRVRAAGARQ, from the coding sequence ATGATTGCCGCGGTGTCGGTGCTGTCGCTGGCGCTGCTGGCGATCTTCGTCGCCGTGGTGCCGGCCAGGGAGCAGCCGGTCGACATCGAAACCCGCCTGCGCGCGCTCGCCGCCGAACACCACGTGGCCAATGCGCGCATCGAGCGCGGGCACGGCGACAGTTGGGTGCTCAGTGGCACCATCGGCGACCGCACCACCCGCGACACGCTGCGCCAGCAGGTGGAAAGCGAAGGGCTGCCGGCGCGGGTGGACCTGCGCAGCGGCGAGGACCTCGCCTATTCGGTGTCGGAGATCCTGCGCGGCGGCGGCTTCAGCATCGAGCGCGTGCGTTACCTCGGCAACGACGATGTCGAAGTCAGCGGCTACTTCACCGACGAGGAGGCCTTCCGCCAGTTCGCGCAGTCGCGCGCGGTGGTGGAAACCGGAGTGAACCGGGTGGTGCCGATCAATCTCGCCACGCCGCCGCCGTCCACCGCGGAGGTCCCGGTCGACGAGCAGGATCCGATCCACATCGTGTCGATCGTGCGCGGCGAAAACGCCCACGTGATCGCGCTCGACGGCACCCGTTACGAAGTCGGCGCGCAGTTGCCGGGCTGGGGCCAGCTGGTCGCGGTCGGTGAGCACGCACAGGTGCTGCGCAGCGACGGCAACCTGCAGCGGCTGACGCCGCGTCCGCCGCCGCCCGCACAGGCACCGGCCGATGCCACGGAGGCCACGCCGGCCGCGGTCGTCGACGCCTCCGCGACCCGCCCGTCCGCCGTCGACCCCCGCGTGCGCGCGGCCGGAGCACGCCAGTGA
- a CDS encoding FHA domain-containing protein, producing the protein MTHASHPDQAPAAEGKVLRIVAGLHAGASRALAEREMILVGSGDDCDIVLADRGVAIRHALISVIDGAVQLRALDAPLKLEGRLLHPGDPEELPSVQRVGGWARRPRWRSATSTTRRGWHWRRKVSSSNRRRRARARRSPAACR; encoded by the coding sequence ATGACCCACGCATCGCATCCAGACCAGGCACCCGCCGCCGAGGGCAAGGTGCTGCGGATCGTGGCCGGGTTGCACGCCGGCGCCAGCCGCGCGCTGGCCGAGCGCGAGATGATCCTTGTCGGCAGCGGTGACGATTGCGACATCGTGCTCGCCGACCGCGGCGTCGCCATCCGCCATGCGCTGATCAGCGTGATCGACGGCGCCGTGCAGCTGCGTGCGCTCGATGCACCACTGAAGCTGGAAGGGCGCCTGCTGCATCCGGGTGATCCCGAGGAGCTGCCGTCGGTGCAGCGCGTGGGGGGCTGGGCGAGGAGGCCGCGCTGGCGTTCGGCGACATCGACGACCCGGCGTGGCTGGCACTGGCGCCGGAAGGTGTCGAGTTCGAATCGCCGTCGCCGCGCCCGGGCCAGGCGATCACCCGCCGCCTGCCGATGA
- the sctV gene encoding type III secretion system export apparatus subunit SctV: MRALIANLLAPPAGTVARRTFSYSDILLAFGAVTIITVMILPLPLWLIDSLVAVNISIGFGLLLLGIYIPNPVAFSSFPSVLLLTTLFRLAISIAITRSILLDAEGGHIVETFGNLVAGGNLVVGLVVFLIITVVQFIVIAKGAERVAEVAARFTLDAMPGKQLSIDSDLRAGLIDKDEARRKRRLLETESQLHGSLDGAMKFVKGDAIAGIVIILINLLGGLAIGVLQRDMALADAARTYSILTIGDGLVSQIPAILGTIAAGLVVTRTTGEIEDRHLGDAITRQINGQPRVLLITGCLAWLMMLVPGFPWPVFLVLGAILLGISAWRYRHDFEHLRRLFRVSDEEIVASQTRDEQSEELAPPPQLSLEIAPSLAERYGQEALRSRIADIVQQQRDEYGVPVPSPKLRINHALGEGEYRLSAYGARLASGRLQLDARLRPAAPGADASARVPGFFPALSGEWTTAADDAARDPLDVIADHARGALQRRLGGFLGIQETSNLFGRMQRDYPDLVKEMLRVVAPQRVAEVLRRLAEEGVPIRNLRDAFEAITDVGGREKDVVLLTEYVRVALKREIADRYADADRTLHVLLIHPELEDKLRQSVRVAGGASQLAISPELAARLGNEVRAHLARQAPGVQAVLLCSLDVRRHLRKLMEIDFFELPVLSYQELAPDLRIVQAGQINA; encoded by the coding sequence ATGCGCGCGCTGATCGCCAACCTGCTGGCACCGCCGGCCGGTACCGTCGCCCGCCGCACCTTCAGCTACAGCGACATCCTGCTCGCCTTCGGCGCGGTCACGATCATCACCGTGATGATCCTGCCGCTGCCGCTGTGGCTGATCGACAGCCTGGTGGCGGTGAACATCTCGATCGGCTTCGGCCTGCTGCTGCTGGGCATCTACATCCCCAACCCGGTGGCGTTCTCGAGCTTCCCCAGCGTGCTGCTGCTGACCACGCTGTTCCGGCTGGCGATCTCGATCGCGATCACCCGCTCGATCCTGCTCGACGCCGAAGGCGGCCACATCGTCGAGACCTTCGGCAACCTGGTCGCCGGCGGCAACCTGGTGGTCGGCCTGGTGGTGTTCCTGATCATCACCGTGGTGCAGTTCATTGTCATCGCCAAGGGTGCCGAACGCGTGGCCGAAGTGGCCGCGCGCTTCACCCTCGACGCGATGCCCGGCAAGCAGCTGTCGATCGACTCCGACCTGCGCGCCGGCCTCATCGACAAGGACGAGGCGCGCCGCAAGCGCCGCCTGCTGGAGACCGAGAGCCAGCTGCACGGCTCGCTCGACGGCGCGATGAAGTTCGTCAAGGGCGATGCCATCGCCGGCATCGTCATCATCCTGATCAACCTGTTGGGCGGCCTGGCGATCGGCGTCCTGCAGCGCGACATGGCGCTGGCCGATGCCGCGCGCACCTATTCCATCCTCACCATCGGCGACGGCCTGGTGTCGCAGATCCCGGCCATCCTCGGCACGATCGCCGCCGGCCTGGTGGTGACCCGCACCACCGGCGAGATCGAGGACCGCCACCTCGGCGACGCCATCACCCGCCAGATCAACGGCCAGCCGCGCGTGCTGCTGATCACCGGCTGCCTGGCGTGGCTGATGATGCTGGTGCCGGGCTTCCCGTGGCCGGTGTTCCTGGTGCTCGGCGCGATCCTGCTCGGCATCAGCGCCTGGCGTTACCGCCACGACTTCGAGCACCTGCGCCGGCTGTTCCGCGTCAGCGACGAGGAGATCGTCGCCAGCCAGACGCGCGACGAGCAGAGCGAGGAGCTCGCCCCGCCGCCGCAACTGTCGCTGGAGATCGCGCCGTCGCTGGCCGAGCGCTATGGCCAGGAAGCGCTGCGCAGCCGCATCGCCGACATCGTCCAGCAGCAGCGCGACGAGTACGGCGTGCCGGTGCCGTCACCGAAACTGCGGATCAACCATGCACTGGGCGAGGGCGAGTACCGCCTCAGCGCCTATGGCGCGCGGCTGGCGTCGGGCCGCCTGCAGCTCGATGCCAGGCTCAGGCCCGCCGCACCCGGCGCGGATGCGTCCGCGCGCGTGCCGGGCTTCTTCCCCGCGCTGTCGGGCGAATGGACCACCGCGGCCGACGACGCCGCGCGCGATCCGCTCGACGTCATCGCCGACCACGCGCGCGGCGCGCTGCAGCGTCGCCTCGGCGGCTTCCTCGGCATCCAGGAGACCTCCAACCTGTTCGGGCGCATGCAGCGCGACTACCCCGACCTGGTGAAGGAGATGCTGCGCGTGGTCGCGCCGCAGCGGGTGGCCGAGGTGCTGCGCCGGCTTGCCGAGGAAGGCGTGCCGATCCGCAACCTGCGCGATGCCTTCGAAGCGATCACCGACGTCGGTGGCCGCGAGAAGGACGTCGTCCTGCTGACCGAATACGTGCGGGTGGCGCTCAAGCGCGAGATCGCCGACCGCTATGCCGATGCCGATCGCACCCTGCACGTGCTGCTGATCCATCCCGAGCTGGAGGACAAGCTGCGGCAGTCGGTGCGCGTGGCCGGCGGCGCCAGCCAGCTGGCGATCTCGCCGGAACTGGCCGCACGGCTGGGCAACGAGGTGCGCGCGCACCTGGCGCGGCAGGCGCCCGGCGTGCAGGCGGTGCTGCTGTGTTCGCTCGACGTGCGCCGCCACCTGCGCAAGCTGATGGAAATCGACTTCTTCGAACTCCCGGTGCTCTCGTACCAGGAGCTCGCGCCCGACCTGCGCATCGTCCAGGCCGGGCAGATCAACGCCTGA
- a CDS encoding FliO/MopB family protein, which produces MRTSFRSPARLVAACLVTVTGPAAATTAGLTAAPTFWGELLAILLPLAFIIVALLVALRHIRRKFGLTGQDAPLSVVQILPVGPRERVVLVRSRAGRVLAVGVSGHSVNLITELDAADIAPAEGATVVEPVPGKRTFLDLMRRPQGPTAQ; this is translated from the coding sequence ATGCGCACTTCGTTCCGTTCCCCCGCCCGCCTCGTCGCCGCTTGCCTCGTCACCGTGACCGGCCCGGCGGCAGCGACGACCGCGGGATTGACCGCAGCGCCGACCTTCTGGGGCGAACTGCTGGCGATCCTGCTGCCGCTCGCTTTTATCATCGTTGCCCTTCTGGTGGCGTTACGGCACATCCGCCGGAAGTTCGGCCTGACCGGCCAGGATGCGCCGCTGTCGGTGGTGCAGATCCTGCCGGTCGGTCCGCGCGAACGCGTGGTGCTGGTGCGCTCGCGTGCCGGGCGCGTGCTGGCGGTGGGGGTCAGCGGGCATTCGGTGAACCTGATCACCGAACTCGATGCCGCCGACATCGCACCCGCGGAGGGCGCCACTGTGGTCGAGCCCGTCCCCGGGAAGCGGACCTTCCTCGACCTCATGCGTCGGCCGCAAGGGCCTACCGCCCAATAA
- a CDS encoding sensor histidine kinase translates to MTPARRATAPDAAAGARLDDVLAAVPFACAAYARDDGRLLAANTAFRTEFGRLDGHDRRDDLLAALHGSGVDIDPGSEVRAPHNDRWYALYWREAATQPPALLLTAVDISERIEILDSHKSRQDKLLFTSRLMSVGEMAATLAHELNQPLAAIVNYLNGSLRLVGQAGGPVQVERALLAARTQAEHASAVIARVREFVRAREPRRDAQDVAVIVQTVVELLRLEAERQQLRIDIALDPGMPAAYADRVMVEQVLLNLVKNAIEAMREVPAARRALRVEGRVDLDGAVELRVLDRGKGLSAAESEQLFSPFFTTKSDGLGIGLAICRSIIEYHEGRLFFEPRQDGGSVFGFTLPPAEGRP, encoded by the coding sequence ATGACGCCGGCACGGCGCGCCACGGCACCCGACGCAGCCGCCGGGGCGCGGCTGGACGACGTGCTGGCCGCGGTGCCGTTCGCCTGCGCCGCGTACGCTCGTGACGACGGCCGCCTGCTCGCCGCCAACACCGCCTTCCGCACCGAGTTCGGCCGCCTCGACGGCCACGACCGCCGCGACGACCTGCTCGCCGCGCTACATGGCAGCGGTGTCGACATCGACCCCGGCAGCGAGGTCCGCGCGCCGCATAACGACCGCTGGTATGCGCTGTACTGGCGCGAAGCGGCGACGCAGCCGCCGGCGTTGCTGCTGACCGCGGTGGATATTTCCGAACGGATCGAGATCCTCGATTCGCACAAGAGCCGGCAGGACAAGCTGCTGTTCACCTCGCGGCTGATGTCGGTGGGCGAGATGGCGGCCACGCTCGCCCACGAGCTCAACCAGCCGCTGGCGGCGATCGTGAACTACCTCAACGGCAGCCTGCGCCTGGTGGGCCAGGCGGGCGGCCCGGTGCAGGTGGAACGCGCGCTGCTGGCCGCACGTACCCAGGCCGAACACGCCAGTGCGGTGATCGCCCGCGTGCGCGAGTTCGTGCGTGCACGCGAGCCGCGACGCGATGCCCAGGACGTGGCGGTGATCGTGCAGACGGTGGTCGAGCTGCTGCGGCTCGAAGCCGAACGCCAGCAGCTGCGCATCGACATCGCGCTGGATCCGGGCATGCCGGCGGCGTACGCGGACCGGGTGATGGTCGAGCAGGTGCTGCTGAACCTGGTCAAGAACGCGATCGAGGCGATGCGCGAGGTGCCGGCTGCGCGCCGCGCGCTGCGTGTCGAGGGCCGGGTGGACCTCGACGGCGCGGTCGAGCTGCGCGTGCTCGACCGCGGCAAGGGCCTGTCGGCGGCGGAAAGCGAGCAACTGTTCTCGCCGTTCTTCACCACCAAGAGCGACGGCCTCGGCATCGGCCTGGCGATCTGCCGCTCGATCATCGAATACCACGAGGGGCGGCTGTTCTTCGAGCCGCGCCAGGATGGCGGCAGCGTGTTCGGCTTCACCCTGCCGCCGGCCGAAGGGAGACCGTGA
- a CDS encoding response regulator transcription factor, producing MPSDVRVHLVDDNTPFRDSTAWLLETAGFEVHAYPSGPAFLAEWPSRRRGDGAECVVSDIRMPEMSGLQLQDTLRRQGCNVPLVFVTAHGDVPLAVEAMRKGASNFLEKPFSDDALLDSIRNAVAGARARGDGAVDSEVLAKLSPRERQVLDLVVASKPNKVIADILGISIKTVELHRANMMAKLGVRSLPELMKVALGHG from the coding sequence ATGCCCAGCGACGTGCGCGTCCACCTGGTGGACGACAACACCCCGTTCCGCGATTCCACCGCCTGGCTGTTGGAAACCGCCGGCTTCGAGGTGCACGCCTATCCATCCGGCCCGGCGTTCCTGGCCGAGTGGCCGTCGCGGCGGCGCGGCGATGGCGCCGAATGCGTGGTGTCCGACATCCGCATGCCGGAAATGAGCGGGCTGCAGCTGCAGGACACGCTGCGCCGGCAGGGCTGCAACGTGCCGCTGGTCTTCGTCACCGCGCATGGCGACGTGCCGCTGGCGGTGGAGGCGATGCGCAAGGGGGCGTCGAACTTCCTCGAGAAGCCCTTCAGCGACGATGCCCTGCTCGATTCGATCCGCAACGCGGTGGCCGGCGCGCGTGCGCGCGGCGACGGCGCGGTCGACAGCGAGGTGCTGGCGAAGCTCAGCCCGCGCGAGCGCCAGGTGCTGGACCTGGTGGTCGCCAGCAAGCCGAACAAGGTGATCGCCGACATCCTCGGCATCAGCATCAAGACCGTCGAGCTGCATCGCGCCAACATGATGGCGAAGCTGGGCGTGCGTTCCCTCCCCGAACTGATGAAGGTGGCCCTTGGACATGGCTGA
- the sctQ gene encoding type III secretion system cytoplasmic ring protein SctQ — protein MADGNRAAAAPLRGRIPTLAVQQLQPLREFFQRHQHWLLPDNGTLRFAPGHPVAADEVFELDADGTRLGLRLQAASAPGDMPHWSDYRGRARVLAWSLAHERWLMRLSEAFGVVLTPLLDSAPTDGAPVAWLDFLVEDDDADARVPGAALLQGSLRVPAAWLPRLLAQAAPPYADEPPTPLGRWRGLPVRLLLLLDVPPLPADDWAALRPGDVLVIGARTAPLQLQARGAGHAWPVAATAQGWRIEGAAQPLPPSLSRVEETGPMSEQHDTAAAAPEDPDAGARPLPVRLSFEVGALDLRIGDLAELQPGYVFALPAHLEGANVVLRANGEAVGQGELVAVGDTLGVRLIAWT, from the coding sequence ATGGCTGACGGCAACCGCGCGGCGGCAGCCCCGTTGCGGGGGCGCATCCCGACGCTCGCGGTGCAGCAGCTGCAGCCGCTGCGCGAATTCTTCCAGCGCCACCAGCACTGGCTGCTGCCCGACAACGGCACGCTGCGCTTCGCCCCGGGCCACCCGGTGGCGGCGGACGAAGTGTTCGAACTCGACGCCGATGGCACCCGGCTGGGCCTGCGGCTGCAGGCAGCATCCGCGCCCGGCGACATGCCGCACTGGAGCGACTACCGCGGCCGCGCGCGCGTGCTGGCCTGGAGCCTCGCCCACGAACGCTGGCTGATGCGGCTGAGCGAGGCCTTCGGCGTCGTGCTCACGCCACTGCTCGACAGTGCGCCCACCGACGGTGCGCCGGTGGCGTGGCTGGACTTCCTGGTCGAGGACGACGACGCCGACGCGCGCGTGCCGGGCGCGGCGCTGCTGCAGGGCAGCCTGCGTGTGCCCGCAGCGTGGCTGCCGCGCCTGCTCGCCCAGGCCGCGCCGCCTTACGCCGACGAACCACCGACCCCGCTGGGCCGCTGGCGCGGATTGCCGGTGCGGCTGCTTCTGCTGCTGGACGTCCCGCCACTGCCGGCCGACGACTGGGCCGCGCTGCGCCCCGGCGACGTGCTGGTCATCGGCGCGCGCACCGCCCCCCTCCAGCTGCAGGCGCGCGGTGCCGGCCACGCCTGGCCGGTGGCGGCCACCGCACAGGGCTGGCGCATCGAAGGCGCCGCCCAGCCCCTGCCCCCATCCCTTTCCCGCGTCGAGGAGACCGGACCCATGAGCGAACAGCACGACACCGCTGCGGCGGCCCCCGAGGATCCCGACGCCGGTGCGCGGCCGCTGCCGGTGCGGCTGAGTTTCGAGGTCGGCGCGCTCGACCTGCGCATCGGCGACCTCGCCGAACTGCAGCCCGGTTACGTGTTCGCGCTGCCGGCGCACCTGGAAGGTGCCAACGTGGTGCTGCGCGCCAACGGCGAGGCGGTCGGCCAGGGCGAGCTGGTCGCCGTCGGCGACACCCTCGGCGTCCGCCTGATCGCCTGGACCTGA
- the sctS gene encoding type III secretion system export apparatus subunit SctS: MNEALELTRQALVLVLVLSGPPIAAAAIVGLVVAFLQAATQLQEQTFAYALKFVAIVLALFVTGALIGGSLFAYADYIFSSFPGLSRRG, encoded by the coding sequence ATGAACGAGGCGCTGGAACTCACCCGCCAGGCCCTGGTGCTGGTGCTGGTGCTGTCGGGGCCACCGATCGCGGCGGCCGCCATCGTCGGTCTGGTGGTGGCGTTCCTGCAGGCGGCCACGCAGCTGCAGGAACAGACCTTCGCCTACGCGCTGAAGTTCGTCGCCATCGTGCTGGCGCTGTTCGTCACCGGCGCGCTGATCGGCGGTTCGCTGTTCGCCTACGCCGACTACATCTTCTCCAGCTTCCCCGGCCTGTCCCGACGCGGATGA
- the sctT gene encoding type III secretion system export apparatus subunit SctT, with protein sequence MPFATLGDAMLALGLTLPRIIGAFVMLPLITQSNMPPMVRNSFLVSLAIVALPVAMTASPGAVAATLQWPMMVLKELFVGVAIGFCFGIVFWAISAAGSVIDSQVGMSMAQIFDPIQGHQTTLHGEFLSEFAAWVFMASGAFLIFLDLLMSSYAIWPPTSFFPNLAATGVNLFVGHFSFFMTTVLVLAAPAIVILLVIDMSFGLVNRYAPQLNVFALTLPIKAWLATGIILMMLGVFIEVLVGRLGDSRALVEVLNRIFA encoded by the coding sequence ATGCCGTTCGCGACCCTCGGTGACGCGATGCTCGCGCTGGGGCTGACCCTGCCGCGGATCATCGGTGCGTTCGTGATGCTGCCGCTGATCACGCAGTCGAACATGCCGCCGATGGTGCGCAACAGCTTCCTGGTGAGCCTGGCGATCGTCGCGCTGCCGGTGGCGATGACGGCGTCGCCCGGCGCGGTCGCGGCCACGCTGCAATGGCCGATGATGGTCCTCAAGGAACTGTTCGTCGGCGTCGCGATCGGCTTCTGCTTCGGCATCGTGTTCTGGGCGATCTCCGCCGCCGGCAGCGTCATCGACAGCCAGGTCGGCATGTCGATGGCGCAGATCTTCGATCCCATCCAGGGCCACCAGACCACCCTGCACGGCGAGTTCCTGTCGGAGTTCGCGGCATGGGTGTTCATGGCCAGCGGTGCGTTCCTGATCTTCCTCGACCTGCTGATGTCGAGCTACGCGATCTGGCCGCCGACCTCGTTCTTTCCCAACCTCGCGGCGACCGGCGTCAACCTCTTCGTCGGGCATTTCAGTTTCTTCATGACCACGGTGCTGGTGCTGGCCGCGCCGGCGATCGTGATCCTGCTGGTGATCGACATGTCGTTCGGGCTGGTCAACCGCTACGCGCCGCAGTTGAACGTATTCGCGTTGACGCTGCCGATCAAGGCATGGCTGGCCACCGGCATCATCCTGATGATGCTCGGGGTGTTCATCGAGGTGCTGGTCGGCCGGCTCGGCGACAGCCGCGCGCTGGTGGAAGTGCTCAACCGGATCTTTGCTTAG